The Thermotoga maritima MSB8 region CCTTCGGGAATGAACGCTCAACCCTGGAGATTTCTCGTCGTGAAAGATGAAGAAACGAAAAGACAAATCAGAGAAACCTGTGAAAAGGCCGAGAAAGACTTCTACGAAAACGTGAGAGGAAAACTTAAAGAATGGCTCAACGAAAACAGTTTCAACTGGAAAAAACCCTTTCTCGAAGAAGCACCATATCTTCTGCTCGTGTTCTCAAAAAAAGACGCACCCTATTCGAGAGAATCTGTCTGGCTCGCGATCGGATATCTTCTCCTCGCACTGGAAGAGCAGGGACTTGGAACCGTCCCGTACACACCTCCGAATCCCAATGAACTGACAAAAATCGTGAACACACCATCAGATTTGAGATTTGAGGTGATACTCCCGGTTGGATATCCGGACGATCCGAAACCCAAGTATCCAAGAGAAGAAATGAAAGTGAGTTTCAACCACTTTTAATCCCCCGGCAGGGGGATTCACACGGTGTATTCTTCCAAAAGTTCACTGTAATCGTCGAACCAGAGC contains the following coding sequences:
- a CDS encoding nitroreductase family protein, whose protein sequence is MLYDLAKQRKTVRKFKEEKPSIEKLMYCLKVANEAPSGMNAQPWRFLVVKDEETKRQIRETCEKAEKDFYENVRGKLKEWLNENSFNWKKPFLEEAPYLLLVFSKKDAPYSRESVWLAIGYLLLALEEQGLGTVPYTPPNPNELTKIVNTPSDLRFEVILPVGYPDDPKPKYPREEMKVSFNHF